The proteins below are encoded in one region of Takifugu rubripes chromosome 1, fTakRub1.2, whole genome shotgun sequence:
- the lrrfip1a gene encoding leucine-rich repeat flightless-interacting protein 2 isoform X15 encodes MGTQGTGRKRSTKKERSTAEDDALNLIAREAEARLAAKRAARAEAREIRMRELERQQKEIFQVQKKYYGLDTRLDDRGDSKWGDIEQWMEDSERYSRSSRTQTDSMCRSLTQRSDDDERMSVGSRGSVRSDLEAVGAYSGGGSVSHKKSKKKKKHKHKDRDRNGYEDDYSVISSRQSSRLSDESRVSRSSRLDLTSSRLSDDSRASRSSRLELQPASYASSDLYSLNGLSTSRNTSSAFNGYQLCGSLGSITQQLYRRNSLYEDSLCSRSRRASASHPVEYSSYRGSRTSSRASSARTSPVDNCGSVASFLRSAASSLPRDLDDVTIPDFSDVEESDYLEKGSRAASALTAGTLTSLGGTSSRRGSGETALTVDAETSLREIKEIHELKDQIQDVEIKYTQNLKEVKYTLTEVEEKYRKAMVSNAQLDNEKNNLMYQVDTLKDSLMELEELLSESQRGYEDKVKELEREKHAHSVLQFQFSEIKETLKQSEELLNEIRQLNMKQEGFVREISDLQETVEWKDKKIGALERQKEYTDAIRIERDDLREEVVKLKDILKKHGVVLGSDLNVNGDVGEAGVDGAPSTEPVSSAEPQASPPEGNSMLEIRLRKLVDEREKMIEQVKKLKAQLEQKTHKNGTENGSSPDGDILENGTDPSIVELQRDSNRVITDLKFKLVKAEQESTALEQNVTRLEGQVMRYKTAADNSEKVEDELKAEKRKLQRELRSALDKVDELESNNSHLSKRLEKMKSSRGMAQTP; translated from the exons ATGGGGACTCAGGGTACCGGACGGAAAAGATCCACCAAGAAGGAGCGCTCGACGGCGGAGGACGATGCCCTGAACCTCATAGCGAGAGAG GCCGAGGCCAGGCTGGCAGCGAAGAGGGCGGCCAGGGCAGAGGCCAGAGAGATCCGCAtgagggagctggagaggcaACAGAAAGAG ATCTTTCAGGTGCAGAAG AAATATTACGGCTTGGACACCCGATTAGATGACCGAGGGGACAGCAAATGGGGAGATATTGAACAGTGGATG gagGACAGTGAGAGATACTCACGTTCTTCACGGACTCAGACG GATTCAATGTGCCGCTCTCTCACACAGCGTTCAGACGATGATGAGAGGATGTCGGTGGGCAGCCGGGGCAGCGTCAGG tcGGATCTTGAGGCTGTTGGCGCTTACAGTGGAGGG GGCTCAGTTTCGCACAAGaagtcaaagaaaaagaagaaacataaGCACAAAGACAGAGAT AGGAATGGATATGAGGACGACTACAGCGTAATATCCAGCAGG CAGAGCTCCAGACTCAGTGACGAGAGCAGAGTCTCTCGCTCCTCCAGGCTCGACCTCACG AGCTCCAGACTGAGCGATGACAGCCGGGCGTCTCGTAGCTCCAGACTAGAGCTGCAGCCG GCCTCTTATGCTTCCTCTGACTTGTACAGTCTCAATGGTCTGTCAACGTCCAGAAACACCAGTTCAGCTTTCAATGGTTACCAG TTGTGTGGTTCGCTCGGTTCCATCACCCAGCAGCTCTATCGTAGG AACTCCTTGTATGAAGACAGTCTGTGCAGCAGGTCTCGCCGCGCTTCCGCCTCTCAT cctgtAGAGTACAGTAGTTATCGTGGctccagaacctcctccagGGCTAGTTCAGCCCGCACCAGCCCAGtg GACAACTGCGGCTCGGTGGCCAGTTTCCTGAGAAGCGCGGCCAGCAGCCTCCCGCGGGATCTGGACGATGTTACTATTCCTGACTTTTCTGAC gtggaggagagcgaTTATCTGGAGAAG GGATCCCGAGCAGCTTCTGCCCTGACAGCTGGAACTCTCACATCCTTGGGTGGGACGTCGTCGCGGAGAGGAAGCGGCGAGACGGCCTTAACTGTAGATGCAGAGACTTCGTTGAGGGAAATTAAG GAGATTCATGAACTCAAGGATCAGATTCAGGATGTGGAAATCAAGTACACTCAGAACCTAAAAGAAGTCAAG TATACACTAactgaggtggaggagaagtATCGTAAGGCCATGGTGTCCAACGCACAGCTGGACAATGAGAAGAACAACCTGATGTACCAGGTGGACACACTGAAGGACTCCctgatggagctggaggagctgctgtctgaGTCCCAACGAGGATACGAGGATAAAGTCAAG GAGctggaaagagagaaacacGCCCACAGTGTGCTTCAGTTTCAGTtcagtgaaataaaagagacgCTCAAACAGAGCGAAGAGCTGCTAAAT GAGATCCGTCAGCTGAACATGAAACAGGAGGGTTTTGTTAGAGAAATATCCGACCTCCAGGAGACGGTGGAGTGGAAGGATAAAAAAATCGGG GCCTTAGAGCGACAGAAAGAATACACAGATGCCATCCGAATTGAGCGAGATGACCTCAGAGAAGAGGTGGTGAAGCTCAAAGACATTTTGAAG AAACACGGCGTAGTGCTGGGATCCGATCTAAACGTCAACGGGGACGTCGGAGAGGCGGGTGTGGACGGAGCACCCAGCACAGAGCCCGTTTCCTCTGCAGAGCCTCAGGCCTCCCCACCAGAGGGGAACAGCATGCTGG agaTTCGTCTGAGGAAACTGGTGGACGAGCGCGAGAAGATGATTGAGCAG gtgaagaagCTGAAGGCTCAGTTGGAGCAGAAGACGCATAAGAACGGCACAGAGAACGGTTCTAGTCCAGACGGTGACATCCTTGAGAATGGCACTGATCCAAGCATTGTAGAACTTCAGA GAGATTCAAACAGGGTCATAACTGATCTGAAGTTCAAGCTGGTGAAGGCAGAACAAGAATCCACGGCCTTGGAGCAGAAC GTCACCAGACTTGAAGGGCAGGTGATGCGCTACAAAACTGCTGCAGACAACTCGGAGAAAGTGGAGGATGAGCTGAAGGCAGAGAAGCGAAAACTCCAGAGAGAG TTACGCTCGGCGCTGGACAAAGTGGACGAACTCGAGTCAAACAACAGTCACCTTTCTAAAAGACTGGAGAAGATGAAGTCCAGTCGTGGGATGGCACAGACTCCGTAA
- the lrrfip1a gene encoding leucine-rich repeat flightless-interacting protein 1 isoform X3: protein MGTQGTGRKRSTKKERSTAEDDALNLIAREAEARLAAKRAARAEAREIRMRELERQQKEIFQVQKKYYGLDTRLDDRGDSKWGDIEQWMEDSERYSRSSRTQTDSMCRSLTQRSDDDERMSVGSRGSVRSDLEAVGAYSGGGSVSHKKSKKKKKHKHKDRDRNGYEDDYSVISSRQSSRLSDESRVSRSSRLDLTSSRLSDDSRASRSSRLELQPASYASSDLYSLNGLSTSRNTSSAFNGYQNSLYEDSLCSRSRRASASHPVEYSSYRGSRTSSRASSARTSPVDNCGSVASFLRSAASSLPRDLDDVTIPDFSDVEESDYLEKGSRAASALTAGTLTSLGGTSSRRGSGETALTVDAETSLREIKEIHELKDQIQDVEIKYTQNLKEVKYTLTEVEEKYRKAMVSNAQLDNEKNNLMYQVDTLKDSLMELEELLSESQRGYEDKVKELEREKHAHSVLQFQFSEIKETLKQSEELLNEIRQLNMKQEGFVREISDLQETVEWKDKKIGALERQKEYTDAIRIERDDLREEVVKLKDILKKHGVVLGSDLNVNGDVGEAGVDGAPSTEPVSSAEPQASPPEGNSMLGNPEETLEEELQPKQHREMFEEAKENQLGSENVGVPMLEAPTDELPAREPESPTEDVEEVVHEHLITKDKDIFLSDDSPNLQAVTSSSERNPSPTLEEGVSLETDSVVEMESKGMLCSDYPKESCNISEHQEPQLDASSSALQKDPQSKEEADKDEEADKETSTRSQGAAAAGKKKKKKKRAKKKGGVHEDEKRHANKETCSEEKATESTAELAIDGSITKVADKAEDRQDRQETGEGELTKPTESFIPNEAIGETVVNDDEKQGSEVDNIVVEASTAPESVARVPAHALEKEKDELNLESETGEAAEAVEIFQPPRESRTDAKNDEQDDEQGLETETVETVEAGKPDEPSDIKPSSESRADGREDEETPKTEERSERCCVPKERCSSSEHVHHSKSGFNADGVDKVGRTAVAESLREHDTSAGSIQTESGSVGGAGEDGHVDEIKLDSMNREPENSDSEPSVLRDDHISTVQSDSEGTSLPPGDGFESLSGSGPASVGADKVVDEVSEEEDERMNDEEDRGENSNLIIEPELKPEEELKVDLREAGVPSESNCSSCEEKTDGLAAEVAAVLESEKSLEAPEPAEALGDAEDQGFQGKDQTPEVFPDTTNMLNNPEPPQAEALHGCPEDDHVHSTESAVSEVAEHKMSPNNRLHETPLNSVRGTLEEPIKDDWDDESAQPNLHEAEEDEEEGQSFDFDDIDVETAVRADLRSPKMEAFEEGVEVLSDECDPGRSGPCQNPSRDPAGEEKCTVDAGQRSDTPETVASENMREEQKNPAEEEACVEEGPGPVVGQAVPSPVEEGLDALQQLHGGDLLLEKGPELVAGNPEPPQAPKEAKKNGKKGKAKGKEDCKMS, encoded by the exons ATGGGGACTCAGGGTACCGGACGGAAAAGATCCACCAAGAAGGAGCGCTCGACGGCGGAGGACGATGCCCTGAACCTCATAGCGAGAGAG GCCGAGGCCAGGCTGGCAGCGAAGAGGGCGGCCAGGGCAGAGGCCAGAGAGATCCGCAtgagggagctggagaggcaACAGAAAGAG ATCTTTCAGGTGCAGAAG AAATATTACGGCTTGGACACCCGATTAGATGACCGAGGGGACAGCAAATGGGGAGATATTGAACAGTGGATG gagGACAGTGAGAGATACTCACGTTCTTCACGGACTCAGACG GATTCAATGTGCCGCTCTCTCACACAGCGTTCAGACGATGATGAGAGGATGTCGGTGGGCAGCCGGGGCAGCGTCAGG tcGGATCTTGAGGCTGTTGGCGCTTACAGTGGAGGG GGCTCAGTTTCGCACAAGaagtcaaagaaaaagaagaaacataaGCACAAAGACAGAGAT AGGAATGGATATGAGGACGACTACAGCGTAATATCCAGCAGG CAGAGCTCCAGACTCAGTGACGAGAGCAGAGTCTCTCGCTCCTCCAGGCTCGACCTCACG AGCTCCAGACTGAGCGATGACAGCCGGGCGTCTCGTAGCTCCAGACTAGAGCTGCAGCCG GCCTCTTATGCTTCCTCTGACTTGTACAGTCTCAATGGTCTGTCAACGTCCAGAAACACCAGTTCAGCTTTCAATGGTTACCAG AACTCCTTGTATGAAGACAGTCTGTGCAGCAGGTCTCGCCGCGCTTCCGCCTCTCAT cctgtAGAGTACAGTAGTTATCGTGGctccagaacctcctccagGGCTAGTTCAGCCCGCACCAGCCCAGtg GACAACTGCGGCTCGGTGGCCAGTTTCCTGAGAAGCGCGGCCAGCAGCCTCCCGCGGGATCTGGACGATGTTACTATTCCTGACTTTTCTGAC gtggaggagagcgaTTATCTGGAGAAG GGATCCCGAGCAGCTTCTGCCCTGACAGCTGGAACTCTCACATCCTTGGGTGGGACGTCGTCGCGGAGAGGAAGCGGCGAGACGGCCTTAACTGTAGATGCAGAGACTTCGTTGAGGGAAATTAAG GAGATTCATGAACTCAAGGATCAGATTCAGGATGTGGAAATCAAGTACACTCAGAACCTAAAAGAAGTCAAG TATACACTAactgaggtggaggagaagtATCGTAAGGCCATGGTGTCCAACGCACAGCTGGACAATGAGAAGAACAACCTGATGTACCAGGTGGACACACTGAAGGACTCCctgatggagctggaggagctgctgtctgaGTCCCAACGAGGATACGAGGATAAAGTCAAG GAGctggaaagagagaaacacGCCCACAGTGTGCTTCAGTTTCAGTtcagtgaaataaaagagacgCTCAAACAGAGCGAAGAGCTGCTAAAT GAGATCCGTCAGCTGAACATGAAACAGGAGGGTTTTGTTAGAGAAATATCCGACCTCCAGGAGACGGTGGAGTGGAAGGATAAAAAAATCGGG GCCTTAGAGCGACAGAAAGAATACACAGATGCCATCCGAATTGAGCGAGATGACCTCAGAGAAGAGGTGGTGAAGCTCAAAGACATTTTGAAG AAACACGGCGTAGTGCTGGGATCCGATCTAAACGTCAACGGGGACGTCGGAGAGGCGGGTGTGGACGGAGCACCCAGCACAGAGCCCGTTTCCTCTGCAGAGCCTCAGGCCTCCCCACCAGAGGGGAACAGCATGCTGG GCAACCCTGAGGAAactctggaggaagagctgcaacCGAAACAACACAGAGAGATGTTTGAGGAAGCCAAAGAGAATCAGTTGGGTTCTGAAAATGTCGGCGTGCCCATGCTGGAAGCGCCAACAGATGAGCTGCCGGCAAGAGAACCGGAGTCTCCAACAGAAGATGTTGAAGAAGTAGTTCATGAACATTTAATCACAAAAGACAAAGATATATTTCTAAGTGATGACAGTCCTAATCTGCAAGCAGTGACATCCTCTTCTGAAAGAAACCCTTCACCAACTCTTGAAGAGGGAGTTTCATTAGAGACAGATAGCGTAGTGGAGATGGAGAGTAAAGGCATGTTGTGTAGTGATTATCCTAAAGAGTCCTGTAACATCTCTGAACACCAAGAACCTCAGTTAGATGCgtccagctctgctcttcagaaaGACCCTCAGAGTAAAGAAGAGGCAGACAAGGATGAAGAGGCAGATAAGGAAACGTCGACCAGGTCACAaggtgccgctgctgctgggaaaaagaaaaagaagaagaaaagagctaaAAAGAAAGGAGGAGTACATGAGGATGAGAAGCGACACGCGAATAAAGAAACGTGTTCAGAGGAAAAAGCCACTGAATCCACTGCAGAACTTGCTATTGATGGTTCCATAACTAAAGTTGCAGATAAAGCTGAAGACAGGCAGGACAGACAAGAAACTGGAGAGGGGGAGCTGACCAAACCCACTGAAAGCTTCATCCCAAACGAAGCGATCGGAGAAACGGTGGTCAACGATGATGAGAAACAAGGTTCAGAAGTCGACAACATTGTGGTTGAAGCTTCAACCGCTCCAGAAAGTGTTGCTCGTGTTCCAGCTCACGCGCTCGAGAAAGAGAAGGATGAACTAAATTTGGAGAGTGAaacaggagaagcagcagaggctgTGGAAATCTTCCAAcctcccagagaatccagaACCGATGCCAAGAACGACGAGCAAGATGATGAACAAGGTTTGGAAACTGAAACCGTGGAAACGGTAGAGGCGGGGAAACCCGATGAACCTTCTGACATTAAACCTTCCTCCGAGTCCAGAGCAGAtggcagagaagatgaggaaaCACCAAAAACAGAGGAGAGATCAGAAAGGTGCTGTGTTCCAAAGGAGCGCTGCAGCAGTTCTGAACATGTTCACCACTCCAAAAGTGGGTTTAACGCTGATGGTGTTGACAAAGTGGGCAGAACCGCTGTGGCTGAAAGTTTAAGGGAACATGACACGTCAGCCGGTTCCATCCAAACTGAGTCAGGAAGTGTTGGTGGTGCAGGAGAGGATGGGCACGTTGATGAGATTAAACTTGACAGCATGAATAGGGAACCTGAAAATTCAGATTCGGAACCCAGTGTTCTGAGAGACGACCACATCAGCACAGTCCAGTCTGACAGTGAGGGTACCTCACTACCTCCTGGTGATGGGTTCGAGTCCTTGTCCGGTTCAGGACCTGCATCTGTGGGGGCAGATAAGGTTGTTGATGAGGtttcagaggaggaagatgagagaatgaatgatgaggaggacagaggggagaACTCAAATCTAATTATCGAACCTGAGCTGAAACcagaagaggagctgaaggttGATTTAAGGGAAGCTGGAGTTCCCTCCGAGTCCAATTGCTCCTCGTGTGAAGAAAAAACTGATGGTTTGGCAGCAGAAGTTGCTGCTGTACTTGAGTCTGAGAAGAGTCTGGAAGCACCAGAGCCAGCTGAAGCACTGGGGGATGCAGAAGACCAGGGGTTCCAGGGTAAAGACCAGACTCCTGAGGTGTTCCCTGACACCACCAACATGTTAAATAACCCAGAGCCTCCACAAGCTGAAGCTCTTCATGGGTGCCCCGAAGATGACCATGTCCACAGCACAGAATCCGCCGTTTCGGAAGTTGCTGAACACAAAATGAGTCCCAATAATCGGCTCCACGAGACACCTCTGAATTCAGTGAGGGGAACGCTTGAAGAACCCATCAAAGATGACTGGGATGACGAGTCAGCGCAGCCAAACCTGCACGAGGccgaagaggatgaagaggaaggacagTCTTTTGATTTTGACGACATTGACGTGGAAACGGCCGTCAGAGCAGATCTGCGAAGTCCCAAAATGGAAGCGTTTGAGGAAGGAGTTGAAGTCTTGTCCGATGAATGTGACCCAGGCAGGTCCGGTCCTTGCCAAAATCCAAGCCGTGAtccagcaggagaggagaagtgcACGGTTgatgcaggtcaaaggtcagatacACCGGAAACGGTTGCATCTGAAAATATGCGTGAAGAACAGAAGAATCCAGCGGAGGAAGAGGCGTGTGTAGAGGAAGGACCGGGTCCGGTTGTTGGACAGGCGGTTCCTTCACCTGTAGAGGAAGGTTTGGATGcactccagcagctgcacgGTGGAGATCTGCTTTTGGAAAAGGGTCCCGAGCTGGTGGCGGGAAATCCTGAACCCCCACAGGCCCCAAAAGAGGCGAAGAAGAACGGCAAGAAAGGCAAAGCGAAGGGCAAAGAGGACTGTAAGATGTCTTAG
- the lrrfip1a gene encoding dynein assembly factor 1, axonemal homolog isoform X4, whose product MGTQGTGRKRSTKKERSTAEDDALNLIAREAEARLAAKRAARAEAREIRMRELERQQKEIFQVQKKYYGLDTRLDDRGDSKWGDIEQWMEDSERYSRSSRTQTDSMCRSLTQRSDDDERMSVGSRGSVRSDLEAVGAYSGGGSVSHKKSKKKKKHKHKDRDRNGYEDDYSVISSRQSSRLSDESRVSRSSRLDLTSSRLSDDSRASRSSRLELQPASYASSDLYSLNGLSTSRNTSSAFNGYQLCGSLGSITQQLYRRNSLYEDSLCSRSRRASASHPVEYSSYRGSRTSSRASSARTSPVDNCGSVASFLRSAASSLPRDLDDVTIPDFSDVEESDYLEKGSRAASALTAGTLTSLGGTSSRRGSGETALTVDAETSLREIKYTLTEVEEKYRKAMVSNAQLDNEKNNLMYQVDTLKDSLMELEELLSESQRGYEDKVKELEREKHAHSVLQFQFSEIKETLKQSEELLNEIRQLNMKQEGFVREISDLQETVEWKDKKIGALERQKEYTDAIRIERDDLREEVVKLKDILKKHGVVLGSDLNVNGDVGEAGVDGAPSTEPVSSAEPQASPPEGNSMLGNPEETLEEELQPKQHREMFEEAKENQLGSENVGVPMLEAPTDELPAREPESPTEDVEEVVHEHLITKDKDIFLSDDSPNLQAVTSSSERNPSPTLEEGVSLETDSVVEMESKGMLCSDYPKESCNISEHQEPQLDASSSALQKDPQSKEEADKDEEADKETSTRSQGAAAAGKKKKKKKRAKKKGGVHEDEKRHANKETCSEEKATESTAELAIDGSITKVADKAEDRQDRQETGEGELTKPTESFIPNEAIGETVVNDDEKQGSEVDNIVVEASTAPESVARVPAHALEKEKDELNLESETGEAAEAVEIFQPPRESRTDAKNDEQDDEQGLETETVETVEAGKPDEPSDIKPSSESRADGREDEETPKTEERSERCCVPKERCSSSEHVHHSKSGFNADGVDKVGRTAVAESLREHDTSAGSIQTESGSVGGAGEDGHVDEIKLDSMNREPENSDSEPSVLRDDHISTVQSDSEGTSLPPGDGFESLSGSGPASVGADKVVDEVSEEEDERMNDEEDRGENSNLIIEPELKPEEELKVDLREAGVPSESNCSSCEEKTDGLAAEVAAVLESEKSLEAPEPAEALGDAEDQGFQGKDQTPEVFPDTTNMLNNPEPPQAEALHGCPEDDHVHSTESAVSEVAEHKMSPNNRLHETPLNSVRGTLEEPIKDDWDDESAQPNLHEAEEDEEEGQSFDFDDIDVETAVRADLRSPKMEAFEEGVEVLSDECDPGRSGPCQNPSRDPAGEEKCTVDAGQRSDTPETVASENMREEQKNPAEEEACVEEGPGPVVGQAVPSPVEEGLDALQQLHGGDLLLEKGPELVAGNPEPPQAPKEAKKNGKKGKAKGKEDCKMS is encoded by the exons ATGGGGACTCAGGGTACCGGACGGAAAAGATCCACCAAGAAGGAGCGCTCGACGGCGGAGGACGATGCCCTGAACCTCATAGCGAGAGAG GCCGAGGCCAGGCTGGCAGCGAAGAGGGCGGCCAGGGCAGAGGCCAGAGAGATCCGCAtgagggagctggagaggcaACAGAAAGAG ATCTTTCAGGTGCAGAAG AAATATTACGGCTTGGACACCCGATTAGATGACCGAGGGGACAGCAAATGGGGAGATATTGAACAGTGGATG gagGACAGTGAGAGATACTCACGTTCTTCACGGACTCAGACG GATTCAATGTGCCGCTCTCTCACACAGCGTTCAGACGATGATGAGAGGATGTCGGTGGGCAGCCGGGGCAGCGTCAGG tcGGATCTTGAGGCTGTTGGCGCTTACAGTGGAGGG GGCTCAGTTTCGCACAAGaagtcaaagaaaaagaagaaacataaGCACAAAGACAGAGAT AGGAATGGATATGAGGACGACTACAGCGTAATATCCAGCAGG CAGAGCTCCAGACTCAGTGACGAGAGCAGAGTCTCTCGCTCCTCCAGGCTCGACCTCACG AGCTCCAGACTGAGCGATGACAGCCGGGCGTCTCGTAGCTCCAGACTAGAGCTGCAGCCG GCCTCTTATGCTTCCTCTGACTTGTACAGTCTCAATGGTCTGTCAACGTCCAGAAACACCAGTTCAGCTTTCAATGGTTACCAG TTGTGTGGTTCGCTCGGTTCCATCACCCAGCAGCTCTATCGTAGG AACTCCTTGTATGAAGACAGTCTGTGCAGCAGGTCTCGCCGCGCTTCCGCCTCTCAT cctgtAGAGTACAGTAGTTATCGTGGctccagaacctcctccagGGCTAGTTCAGCCCGCACCAGCCCAGtg GACAACTGCGGCTCGGTGGCCAGTTTCCTGAGAAGCGCGGCCAGCAGCCTCCCGCGGGATCTGGACGATGTTACTATTCCTGACTTTTCTGAC gtggaggagagcgaTTATCTGGAGAAG GGATCCCGAGCAGCTTCTGCCCTGACAGCTGGAACTCTCACATCCTTGGGTGGGACGTCGTCGCGGAGAGGAAGCGGCGAGACGGCCTTAACTGTAGATGCAGAGACTTCGTTGAGGGAAATTAAG TATACACTAactgaggtggaggagaagtATCGTAAGGCCATGGTGTCCAACGCACAGCTGGACAATGAGAAGAACAACCTGATGTACCAGGTGGACACACTGAAGGACTCCctgatggagctggaggagctgctgtctgaGTCCCAACGAGGATACGAGGATAAAGTCAAG GAGctggaaagagagaaacacGCCCACAGTGTGCTTCAGTTTCAGTtcagtgaaataaaagagacgCTCAAACAGAGCGAAGAGCTGCTAAAT GAGATCCGTCAGCTGAACATGAAACAGGAGGGTTTTGTTAGAGAAATATCCGACCTCCAGGAGACGGTGGAGTGGAAGGATAAAAAAATCGGG GCCTTAGAGCGACAGAAAGAATACACAGATGCCATCCGAATTGAGCGAGATGACCTCAGAGAAGAGGTGGTGAAGCTCAAAGACATTTTGAAG AAACACGGCGTAGTGCTGGGATCCGATCTAAACGTCAACGGGGACGTCGGAGAGGCGGGTGTGGACGGAGCACCCAGCACAGAGCCCGTTTCCTCTGCAGAGCCTCAGGCCTCCCCACCAGAGGGGAACAGCATGCTGG GCAACCCTGAGGAAactctggaggaagagctgcaacCGAAACAACACAGAGAGATGTTTGAGGAAGCCAAAGAGAATCAGTTGGGTTCTGAAAATGTCGGCGTGCCCATGCTGGAAGCGCCAACAGATGAGCTGCCGGCAAGAGAACCGGAGTCTCCAACAGAAGATGTTGAAGAAGTAGTTCATGAACATTTAATCACAAAAGACAAAGATATATTTCTAAGTGATGACAGTCCTAATCTGCAAGCAGTGACATCCTCTTCTGAAAGAAACCCTTCACCAACTCTTGAAGAGGGAGTTTCATTAGAGACAGATAGCGTAGTGGAGATGGAGAGTAAAGGCATGTTGTGTAGTGATTATCCTAAAGAGTCCTGTAACATCTCTGAACACCAAGAACCTCAGTTAGATGCgtccagctctgctcttcagaaaGACCCTCAGAGTAAAGAAGAGGCAGACAAGGATGAAGAGGCAGATAAGGAAACGTCGACCAGGTCACAaggtgccgctgctgctgggaaaaagaaaaagaagaagaaaagagctaaAAAGAAAGGAGGAGTACATGAGGATGAGAAGCGACACGCGAATAAAGAAACGTGTTCAGAGGAAAAAGCCACTGAATCCACTGCAGAACTTGCTATTGATGGTTCCATAACTAAAGTTGCAGATAAAGCTGAAGACAGGCAGGACAGACAAGAAACTGGAGAGGGGGAGCTGACCAAACCCACTGAAAGCTTCATCCCAAACGAAGCGATCGGAGAAACGGTGGTCAACGATGATGAGAAACAAGGTTCAGAAGTCGACAACATTGTGGTTGAAGCTTCAACCGCTCCAGAAAGTGTTGCTCGTGTTCCAGCTCACGCGCTCGAGAAAGAGAAGGATGAACTAAATTTGGAGAGTGAaacaggagaagcagcagaggctgTGGAAATCTTCCAAcctcccagagaatccagaACCGATGCCAAGAACGACGAGCAAGATGATGAACAAGGTTTGGAAACTGAAACCGTGGAAACGGTAGAGGCGGGGAAACCCGATGAACCTTCTGACATTAAACCTTCCTCCGAGTCCAGAGCAGAtggcagagaagatgaggaaaCACCAAAAACAGAGGAGAGATCAGAAAGGTGCTGTGTTCCAAAGGAGCGCTGCAGCAGTTCTGAACATGTTCACCACTCCAAAAGTGGGTTTAACGCTGATGGTGTTGACAAAGTGGGCAGAACCGCTGTGGCTGAAAGTTTAAGGGAACATGACACGTCAGCCGGTTCCATCCAAACTGAGTCAGGAAGTGTTGGTGGTGCAGGAGAGGATGGGCACGTTGATGAGATTAAACTTGACAGCATGAATAGGGAACCTGAAAATTCAGATTCGGAACCCAGTGTTCTGAGAGACGACCACATCAGCACAGTCCAGTCTGACAGTGAGGGTACCTCACTACCTCCTGGTGATGGGTTCGAGTCCTTGTCCGGTTCAGGACCTGCATCTGTGGGGGCAGATAAGGTTGTTGATGAGGtttcagaggaggaagatgagagaatgaatgatgaggaggacagaggggagaACTCAAATCTAATTATCGAACCTGAGCTGAAACcagaagaggagctgaaggttGATTTAAGGGAAGCTGGAGTTCCCTCCGAGTCCAATTGCTCCTCGTGTGAAGAAAAAACTGATGGTTTGGCAGCAGAAGTTGCTGCTGTACTTGAGTCTGAGAAGAGTCTGGAAGCACCAGAGCCAGCTGAAGCACTGGGGGATGCAGAAGACCAGGGGTTCCAGGGTAAAGACCAGACTCCTGAGGTGTTCCCTGACACCACCAACATGTTAAATAACCCAGAGCCTCCACAAGCTGAAGCTCTTCATGGGTGCCCCGAAGATGACCATGTCCACAGCACAGAATCCGCCGTTTCGGAAGTTGCTGAACACAAAATGAGTCCCAATAATCGGCTCCACGAGACACCTCTGAATTCAGTGAGGGGAACGCTTGAAGAACCCATCAAAGATGACTGGGATGACGAGTCAGCGCAGCCAAACCTGCACGAGGccgaagaggatgaagaggaaggacagTCTTTTGATTTTGACGACATTGACGTGGAAACGGCCGTCAGAGCAGATCTGCGAAGTCCCAAAATGGAAGCGTTTGAGGAAGGAGTTGAAGTCTTGTCCGATGAATGTGACCCAGGCAGGTCCGGTCCTTGCCAAAATCCAAGCCGTGAtccagcaggagaggagaagtgcACGGTTgatgcaggtcaaaggtcagatacACCGGAAACGGTTGCATCTGAAAATATGCGTGAAGAACAGAAGAATCCAGCGGAGGAAGAGGCGTGTGTAGAGGAAGGACCGGGTCCGGTTGTTGGACAGGCGGTTCCTTCACCTGTAGAGGAAGGTTTGGATGcactccagcagctgcacgGTGGAGATCTGCTTTTGGAAAAGGGTCCCGAGCTGGTGGCGGGAAATCCTGAACCCCCACAGGCCCCAAAAGAGGCGAAGAAGAACGGCAAGAAAGGCAAAGCGAAGGGCAAAGAGGACTGTAAGATGTCTTAG